A single region of the Melopsittacus undulatus isolate bMelUnd1 chromosome 10, bMelUnd1.mat.Z, whole genome shotgun sequence genome encodes:
- the SH3TC2 gene encoding SH3 domain and tetratricopeptide repeat-containing protein 2, protein MGCCLEIPWHQDLSLGCTGEECDSCCPRSPVLLPCWDHLQHQGKWWWDKTMASGTCPWGRGTGKAEASEPSNPATEAAEGSPGTPLVLLAAREGFPQEISLFFSIESRSSRCLNSQLQEAARKKLWALESDDRDVCALFKELSARLVCMQAQEDRFVLTFKTLEEVWKFSTYLTLGYVGSCLEQLLFDQEYWLNCALMEDTVIRVTVNEDRLATIYMGLLLQEGNFYSRAVPGAWQQEQEGEEALQLCKDELIHVKSVGEESKWEGTSLLTGQRGLVPVTALEPIPHPFYQWFLKNYAVSFGVSQEISGTSTEPIVKGRCTATKDHRGAAWDELSFSKGDSIEVIGFFIPGLPWFVGKSLSSGSIGFVPAQYISPEACEPLGKGLVFLSEEEKSPLLCIPYNGGEQHFTTLLSDLARMDITSVYRLDGFEHTAMFPKVPSEAVLRGCKDIQLLQSWEEINELATNSTSELSSPGSESAPHTLEDVLLEKLDDFDDPKFFIDLNAGHMEDADVFDPILTFLNQDSYMPSFQSLYDLSFSFLNSTFYGFSDEDELILYLEASRNWAKRTHSVWAHVRLCFLLGKLCIKKVKFSQARVYFEEAMSVLDRGFGDLPLLAALHVNLASIYLKQNMKHKFSSLLGKMVALLVCLPGRPFSSENELEVMMYILREAIAVGNAPLEARVCFLIVKLFLQLGKNDEVLPFTEHLQCLATTLVSPDTSSMPLDATPILSYLYDKKYLPNIALASARLFVPTGIKGTPTPTWRAGFILQNTSKLLGSQLERSSIPALACFYLKQALRFSGESRAVPIQRTLCTILSRMYLQHGVLDGAVCYAAMAVTVSRLMGEEEAFESSLSLGWMYLLHSQPGPAADIMWQLLRSLHGTDSMTQGGAVHNLLAIALKGEGQVQKAAENYLRALHKAKETGNKRNQAIALANLGQLTLSHGANQLSELYLLQSAQLYAELQGSEDLEMELVRVLLWLAQAMVNRQRMEDGKLCYELALVFALKWHNARSQLHITESLCHFYSKVSPNLQASITYHEHWVSLAQQLQDRELEGNVWQTLSQLYQALGTPEALRQSLDCTKQSLRIFIDLEETAKAAEAWLQAGRLYYLMQEDELVEMYFQAAIQTALKVENISLAMDLYEKAGDTFFNGSRNRERAVEFYRGGAVPLARKLKASKTELRLFNKLTELQIRLQGYEKALEFATLAARLSIRVGDQLQELVAFHRLATVYYFLHMYEMAEDCYLKTLALRPPLLQCSGEALYYCKVYCHLGNLTLHKLKDEQDAAAYFLLALAAATELGDQGLQGLIHAKLGDIPGALQGPEGTEGCATFRPRWLSEGGHVV, encoded by the exons ATGGGCTGCTGCCTTGAGATCCCCTGGCACCAGGACCTGTCCCTGGGATGCACAG GGGAAGAGTGTGACTCCTGCTGCCCCCGCTCACCcgtgctcctgccctgctgggaCCATCTGCAGCACCAGGGAAAATGGTGGTGGGACAAGACCATGGCATCAGGTACCTGTCCTTGGGGAAGGGGgac AGGTAAGGCTGAGGCATCAGAGCCAAGCAACCCCGCTACTGAGGCAGCAGAAGGTTCTCCAGGCACCCccttggtgctgctggctgccaggGAGGGCTTTCCACAAG AGATTTCGCTCTTCTTCTCCATTGAGAGCCGCTCCTCCCGGTGCCTCAAttcccagctgcaggaagcagccaGAAAGAAGCTGTGGGCCCTAGAGAGTGATGACAGAGATGTCTGTGCCCTGTTCAAG GAGCTGTCAGCCAGGCTGGTCTGCATGCAAGCACAGGAGGATCGGTTCGTCCTCACCTTCAAAACCCTAGAAGAAGTCTGGAAGTTCTCCACGTATCTGACTTTAG GGTATGTGGGCagctgcctggagcagctcctcttTGACCAGGAGTACTGGCTAAACTGTGCTCTGATGGAGGACACAGTGATCAGAGTTACTGTGAATGAAGATCGCTTGGCCACCATATATATGGGTCTGCTACTGCAGGAAG GTAACTTTTATTCCCGAGCAGTTCCTGgtgcctggcagcaggagcaggagggagaggaagccctgcagctctgcaaggaCGAACTGATCCATGTGAAGAGTGTTGGAGAGGAGTCCAAGTGGGAAGGGACGTCCTTACTGACGGGTCAGCGAGGCCTGGTGCCTGTGACAGCTCTAGAGCCAATACCTCACCCATTTTACCA GTGGTTTCTGAAGAACTATGCTGTGAGTTTTGGCGTCTCCCAGGAGATCAGTGGGACAAGCACTGAGCCAATTG TCAAAGGCAGGTGCACAGCCACAAAGGACCACAGAGGAGCAGCGTGGGATGAACTGAGTTTCTCCAAAGGAGACAGCATAGAAGTCATTGGCTTCTTCATTCCAGGACTCCCATGGTTTGTGGGCAAATCCCTCAGCAGTGGGAGCATCGGATTTGTCCCAGCTCAATACATAAGTCCCGAGGCTTGCGAACCTCT GGGAAAAGGCTTGGTGTTTCTGAGCGAGGAAGAGAAGTCCCCGCTCCTGTGCATCCCCTACAATGGTGGTGAGCAGCACTTCACCACCCTCCTCAGTGACCTGGCACGCATGGACATCACCTCTGTGTACCGGCTGG ATGGTTTTGAACATACAGCCATGTTCCCGAAAGTGCCGTCAG AGGCTGTTCTCCGTGGCTGTAAAGATATTCAGCTACTCCAGTCCTGGGAGGAAATAAATGAATTGGCTACCAATAGCACCTCTGAGCTGTCTAGCCCAGGGAGTGAATCAGCCCCTCATACACTGGAAGATGTTCTCCTGGAGAAGCTGGATGATTTTGATGATCCCAAGTTCTTCATTGACTTGAATGCTGGACATATGGAAGACGCTGATGTCTTTGACCCCATATTGACCTTCCTTAACCAAGACAGTTACATGCCCAGTTTTCAAAGCCTCTATGAcctcagtttttcctttctcaacTCCACTTTCTATGGTTTCTCCGATGAGGATGAACTGATCTTGTACCTTGAGGCGTCCAGGAACTGGGCCAAGAGAACTCATTCAGTCTGGGCTCATGTCAGGCTCTGTTTCCTCTTGGGTAAACTTTGCATCAAAAAGGTCAAGTTCTCTCAGGCTCGAGTCTACTTTGAGGAAGCCATGAGCGTCCTGGACAGGGGTTTTGGGGACCTGCCGCTGTTGGCTGCATTGCATGTGAACCTTGCCTCCATCTACTTGAAGCAGAACATGAAGCACAAGTTCTCCTCCCTGCTGGGAAAAATGGTGGCCTTGCTTGTCTGCCTGCCTGGCCGCCCTTTCAGCTCTGAGAACGAGCTGGAGGTTATGATGTACATCCTGAGGGAAGCCATTGCTGTGGGTAATGCTCCCTTGGAGGCAAGGGTCTGCTTCCTTATTGTCAAACTCTTCCTACAACTGGGCAAAAATGATGAGGTGCTGCCCTTTACCGAGCATCTTCAGTGTCTTGCCACCACTTTAGTCAGCCCGGACACCAGTTCTATGCCACTGGATGCCACCCCCATCTTGAGCTACCTGTACGACAAGAAGTATTTGCCAAATATTGCACTGGCCTCCGCCAGGCTGTTTGTTCCCACTGGCATCAAAGGGACACCGACACCCACTTGGAGAGCTGGCTTTATCCTCCAAAATACTTCCAAACTCCTGGGAAGCcagctggagaggagcagcatcccagcactggCCTGTTTCTATCTCAAGCAAGCACTGCGTTTCTCTggtgagagcagagcagtgccCATCCAGAGGACGCTGTGTACCATCTTGTCCAGAATGTACCTCCAGCATGGTGTGTTGGATGGGGCGGTTTGCTACGCAGCCATGGCTGTAACTGTCAGTAGACtgatgggagaggaggaggctTTTGAGTCTTCTCTGTCACTTGGATGGATGTATCTCCTGCACAGCCAGCCAGGACCTGCTGCAGACATCATGTGGCAGCTCCTGCGCTCTCTGCATGGGACAGACAGCATGACTCAGGGTGGAGCGGTGCACAATCTCCTGGCCATTGCCCTCAAAGGAGAAGGGCAGGTACAAAAGGCTGCAGAGAACTATCTCCGGGCCCTGCACAAAGCCAAGGAGACCGGGAACAAGAGGAACCAGGCTATTGCCCTGGCTAacctgggacagctgacccttTCACATGGGGCGAACCAGCTCTCTGAGCTCTACCTGCTCCAGTCGGCTCAGCTTTACGCTGAGCTCCAGGGCAGTGAAGACCTGGAGATGGAGTTGGTGCGGGTGCTGCTGTGGCTAGCACAGGCCATGGTGAACAGGCAGAGGATGGAGGATGGCAAACTCTGTTATGAACTGGCGTTGGTTTTTGCCCTGAAGTGGCATAACGCGAGGA GTCAGCTTCACATCACTGAGTCTCTCTGCCATTTCTACAGCAAAGTGTCCCCCAATCTCCAGGCCAGCATCACCTACCATGAGCACTGGGTATCTTTGGCACAGCAGTTGCAGGACAGGGAGCTGGAAGGCAACGTCTGGCAGACCCTCAGCCAGCTCTACCAGGCTTTGGGCACACCTGA GGCTCTGAGACAGTCCCTGGACTGCACCAAACAGAGTCTAAGGATCTTCATTGACCTTGAGGAGACTGCGAAAGCAGCAGAggcctggctgcaggcaggaaggcTCTACTATCTTATGCAGGAAGATGAGCTGGTGGAAATGTACTTTCAG GCAGCCATTCAGACTGCTCTGAAAGTGGAGAACATCTCCTTGGCCATGGACCTTTATGAAAAAGCAGGTGATACCTTTTTTAATGGCAGTCGAAACAGAGAGAGAGCAGTGGAGTTTTACAGG GGAGGTGCTGTGCCCTTGGCCAGAAAACTGAAGGCCTCCAAGACAGAGCTGCGGCTGTTCAATAAGCTGACAGAGCTGCAGATCAGGCTGCAGGGCTACGAGAAGGCTCTGGAGTTTGCCACACTGGCAGCCAGGCTGAGCATCAGGGTCG GAGATCAATTACAAGAGCTGGTTGCATTCCACCGCCTGGCTACTGTGTACTATTTCCTGCATATGTATGAGATGGCAGAAGATTGCTACCTGAAGACCCTTGCCTTGCGTCCCCCCTTGCTGCAGTGCTCTGGAGAGGCCCTGTACTACTGCAAGGTGTATTGCCACCTTGGCAACCTGACCCTGCACAAACTGAAG GATGAACAGGATGCAGCAGCCTACTTCCTCCTGGCCCTCGCTGCTGCGACTGAGCTGGGAGaccaggggctgcagggcctCATCCACGCCAAGCTGGGTGACATCCCCGGTGCCCTGCAGGGACCTGAGGGCACAGAGGGCTGTGCCACGTTCCGGCCCCGGTGGCTGAGTGAAGGTGGCCATGTCGTCTGA